One Misgurnus anguillicaudatus chromosome 20, ASM2758022v2, whole genome shotgun sequence DNA segment encodes these proteins:
- the tpbg1b gene encoding trophoblast glycoprotein a, with translation MFYSGLCTVVFGLLCVVRSAGASACPSGCECSEAALTVKCVSKDLRDIPTGIPGYTRNLFITGNHISRIGPESFQGLDNVTNLALSNNRISEVKSHAFSSLRSLRSLDLSNNQLALIHPEAFTVKSRTLKELNLSRALYNHSSVIDLATSLRWSSLGDLLVLDLSSNGLIYLPPGIFSHLVGLQSLQLGNNSIVAIHNGTFAGLDHLRELDLTQNALRTLRDEALKELEHFRTVRLRLADNPYTCVCDIEPFAAWLNVSRAHVADVERLTCVFPVELQNTSLLTVGELELGCHRVGETDNIALQTSYVFLGIVLGFVGLMFLFVLYLNRKDIKKRIYEMRDACREVWEGYHYRYEMDSDPRLSQVSTTVDV, from the exons ATGTTTTACTCTGGACTGTGTACGGTTGTGTTCGGGCTGCTGTGCGTTGTGCGCTCCGCGGGCGCGTCGGCGTGTCCGTCGGGGTGCGAGTGCTCGGAAGCCGCGCTGACGGTCAAATGTGTTTCTAAAGATTTGCGGGACATACCGACTGGCATCCCGGGATACACGAGAAACCTCTTCATCACCGGAAACCACATCAGTCGCATTGGTCCAGAGTCTTTCCAGGGACTGGACAATGTGACAAATTTGGCACTGTCTAACAACAG GATCTCTGAGGTGAAGTCTCATGCATTTTCTAGCCTGCGAAGTCTGAGATCGCTGGACCTAAGCAACAACCAGCTGGCTCTTATCCATCCCGAGGCATTCACTGTCAAGAGCCGCACACTGAAGGAGCTCAACCTTAGCCGAGCTCTCTACAACCATTCTTCTGTCATTGATTTAGCCACGTCTCTTCGCTGGAGCAGCCTGGGTGATCTGCTAGTGCTTGACCTGTCCAGTAATGGCCTCATCTACTTGCCCCCTGGCATTTTTTCCCATCTTGTCGGCTTGCAGAGCCTTCAGCTCGGTAATAATTCTATAGTGGCCATCCATAATGGGACTTTCGCGGGGCTGGATCATCTCCGGGAACTTGATTTAACCCAAAACGCCCTCAGAACGTTGCGGGACGAAGCTCTTAAAGAGTTGGAACACTTTCGTACGGTAAGGCTCCGCTTGGCAGACAACCCTTACACTTGCGTCTGCGACATCGAGCCTTTCGCAGCCTGGCTGAATGTCTCGCGTGCACATGTGGCGGATGTGGAGCGCCTCACTTGCGTTTTCCCCGTGGAACTGCAGAACACATCACTGCTGACGGTGGGCGAGCTGGAGTTGGGTTGTCACAGGGTGGGAGAGACTGACAACATAGCACTGCAGACCTCTTACGTGTTCCTGGGTATCGTGCTGGGATTCGTTGGTCTCATGTTTCTTTTTGTGCTCTACCTGAACCGCAAGGACATTAAGAAACGGATCTACGAAATGCGAGATGCCTGCCGGGAAGTGTGGGAAGGATATCATTACCGATATGAGATGGACTCTGATCCCAGACTGTCACAGGTCTCCACAACGGTCGATGTGTGA